CCCCGCTGGGCGATGGACTCCAGCAGTTCGCGCCATCGTTCGGTTCTGGATCGGTTGGCTGGCACCGGGCGTCTCCGTGAAGGGGGCGTGCCCCCACCCAGCATCGTGCGGCGTCGGGCGGCGCTTCAGCGGGGCGCGTCGTCCGTCTGCGCCGAGCGGCGGCCTGTACGGACCTCACGGCCGAGAACCGGCGCGCAGCGTCGCCATCGCGCGGCGGAGATCGTCCGGCGCGGGCGGCCGCCCGGCGAACACCCAGGCGTACACGAGTTGCACCGCGAAGAGCTCTTCCGCGGGCGCCCGGGCCTGGCGCCCCCAGTCCAGCAGCGTCGCCCCGGGTTCTCGGGGCATGCGCCGGGCGAAGGCGCGCTCGACCTGTGAAACCAGGCGTGCGGCCCCGGGGTCGAGCCCGGCGTAGGGCGTGCGCCTGTTCCGCCCGGCCCGGCGGAGCGCGCCGCGCACCGCCAGGAACACCCCCACCACCACCGCGGCGCCCAGCGCGGGCAGGCCCACCCGACGCACCAGGCTCGGGCGCGCCTCTCCGGAATCTCCGCCGTCGCCCTGCACGCGCCGGCGCAGATCCTCGATCCACCCCGCGCTCCACGGCTCGCCCGGGCGGGTCCGCCGCCCGAGCAGCCGCGACTGGGCCGCGTGGTCGAAGGTGGCGATGCGCGAGTTCCAGGTGTTCTCGACGGCGTCGAGCCAGCGGTCAAGGCGGGAGAGCACGCCCCCCTGGTTGGTCAGTCGCTGCACCTCCGCGGTGGGCGTGCCGTCAAACGTGCGCCAGACGTCGAAGCCCGCGCGCACCTCGACCCAGGCGTGCGCGTGCGCCTGGCGGACGACGTACGCGCCGGTCTCGGGGTCGACCTCGCTGGTCATGTACCCGGCGATGACGTTGGCCTCGATGCCCGCGGCACGGCAGAGCAGCGCGAGCGCCGAGGCGAAGTGCTCGCAGTGCCCGCGCCGCGTGGTCCGCAGGAAGTGCTCGGTCGCCTCGGCACGCAGCGGCGGGGCGGGCGTGTCGAGCGAGTACTCGAAGTTCAGCCGCAGATACTGCTCGAAGACCCGTGCCACCATCACGTCGTCCTGGACGGGGCGCTTCGCGGGGTCGGCCTCGATCGCCGCCTCGCGCAGAATGTCGCGGGCGAGTTCGATCACGCCCGGCGGCGGCGGCGTGACGGCGCGCCGGGCCCAGTCGTCGTCGGGGACCTCCTGCGTCTCCGGGAGCGAGCGCACGTGGTAGCGCAGGACCGGCGTCGCGGCGGTGCGCAGCGAGACGACCTTCCATCGGTCGTCGACCGTGAACTCAACCTCGCCCTGCTCGCGCGAGGTGACCTGGGCGCTGACGGGGCGGTTGAGCATGAAGACGGGCGTGCGCGCCACCGTGCCGCGCGGGCGGAACTCCTGCAGCACGATGCCCGTGACGCGCCGATCGCTGCGCAGTCGCAGGCGCTGGCCGGGCTCGCGGCGCTCGATCCGGGTCACGTCCTGCGCGATGGAAGCGGACCAGACCCCGGCCTGGTACTCGTCGAGCACGCGTCCGCGGAAGTACCGCGGGGCGAACGCGGGGCGTTCGCTGGCCGCGCTGTCGGACCGGATGCGCACTTCCATCACGGTCGCCTGCGACTCGCTGATGAGGCCGCCGCGCCCGATGTCGACGCGATCGGTGAAGCCGGTCTGGCGCCCGGTGGTGGTGGTCGAGATCGCCGCGAACTGCTGGAAGCCCACCCCGCGGGGCACGATGACGAACACGCCCCCGGCGATGAGATACCCGCCGACGACCATGAACGCGATGAGGCCGACGATGCCGGGGCGCAGCGGGCGCCACGGGACGCCCTGGGGATCGCGTTCCTGCCCGGACGAGCGGATCGCGCGGACCTGCGCCACGTACACCTGGTACGCCATCACCGCGAACGCCAGGAGCGGGGTGAGCACGCCGATCGCCACGCCCACCCACAGCGTGGTCGCTGTGAGCACCGCCCCGATGACCAGGAACACGCTGAGCGTGAGCAACTGCCCGTAGTCCTGCGCCTCGCGCTG
Above is a window of Planctomycetota bacterium DNA encoding:
- a CDS encoding DUF3488 and transglutaminase-like domain-containing protein, giving the protein MSAVVADGPRRGMLARRVQVGVLAVVLLSLLTFGMAEGDALVTSGLIIGALAGWCFTELGPARRGLPRWAATIILFGVLVGAVVRSIEGAPPVSAFSTFLGAIIVLKLWEQREAQDYGQLLTLSVFLVIGAVLTATTLWVGVAIGVLTPLLAFAVMAYQVYVAQVRAIRSSGQERDPQGVPWRPLRPGIVGLIAFMVVGGYLIAGGVFVIVPRGVGFQQFAAISTTTTGRQTGFTDRVDIGRGGLISESQATVMEVRIRSDSAASERPAFAPRYFRGRVLDEYQAGVWSASIAQDVTRIERREPGQRLRLRSDRRVTGIVLQEFRPRGTVARTPVFMLNRPVSAQVTSREQGEVEFTVDDRWKVVSLRTAATPVLRYHVRSLPETQEVPDDDWARRAVTPPPPGVIELARDILREAAIEADPAKRPVQDDVMVARVFEQYLRLNFEYSLDTPAPPLRAEATEHFLRTTRRGHCEHFASALALLCRAAGIEANVIAGYMTSEVDPETGAYVVRQAHAHAWVEVRAGFDVWRTFDGTPTAEVQRLTNQGGVLSRLDRWLDAVENTWNSRIATFDHAAQSRLLGRRTRPGEPWSAGWIEDLRRRVQGDGGDSGEARPSLVRRVGLPALGAAVVVGVFLAVRGALRRAGRNRRTPYAGLDPGAARLVSQVERAFARRMPREPGATLLDWGRQARAPAEELFAVQLVYAWVFAGRPPAPDDLRRAMATLRAGSRP